The sequence GTGGGTTGTCGCCCTCGCTGTCGACTACCTCGCCTGGACACTGGGCTGGCCGCTGCCGTGGTTCGGGGTCTCGAAGATAGGTCGGTGGCGGATCGCAGGGACTCATCTCGCGGACCGTTATCAGCAGATGTTCCTCATCGCGCTGGGTGAGTCGATTCTGGTCATCGGCGTGGTCTTCAGCGGCGCGGACTACTCCGCGGAGCGGGCCGCCGCCTTCGCTGTCGCGTTCGCCACCAGCGCGCTGCTCTGGCGGATCTACTTCTACCGTGCCGGTCTGCTGTTGACGGAGGCGTTCGGCCGGGCGGGTATGCCCGGCCGGCTGGGTGCGGTGTCGGAGCGGACGCATCTGTTGATCGTGCTCAGCGTGCTCGTCACGGCGGTGGGCTACGAGTTGGTGATCGATCATCCGTTCGGGCAGCCGCGGCCCAGTTGGCTGCTGTTCGTGGTGGGTGGTCCGATGCTCTTCCTCGTCGCCCGGATGCGGATGGAGCACGAGATTCTCGGCCAGGTCTCCCGATCCCAGATCGTCGGCTTGGCCGCCCTGTTGCTGTCCACGCCGGTGTTGATCCACTGGGCGCCGATGGTCGGGCTGAGCGTGGTGGTCGGAGTGCTGGCCCTGGTCGCGTTCCTCGGTGCGCTGGGAAGGCGAGGCCAGCCGCTGGAGGTTCCCGCCTCGCCGATCGGACGGGACACGTCCGGAGATCGGGACTCCGAGGCGTGACGCGGCGGTCGTGCGCCCCTGTTGGGCGTAAATGCCCCGGAGAGGCGCGTACCGCCCGTTCAGGTCGTACCGGCACTGCTTCCACGCGCATCACGACGAGATAGAACGGTCGGTATTGACGGCAGGGGTTTCCGGCAGTACGGTTCTCAGGGACAGAACGTTCGTTCTACCCGGTGTCAGCCGGGTGTGCGGCTGTGCCTGAAGGAGACCGCCATGCCTACCAAGATCACCCTCGTCATCGGCAACCCCGCCGACCCCGACGAGTTCGAGAAGCTCTACGCCGACGTACGCCGGGCCGCCGAGACGTTCCCGAAGCTTCAGCGGGTCGAGTCGGCCAAGGTGTGGCCGAAGGAGGACGGCACGCCCACTCCCGCGTACCGGACGCTCGACCTGTACTTCGCCAGCTACGAGGACGCCTCCGCCGCAGTCGCGACGCCCGCTGCCGGTGCCGTCTTCGGTGGACTCCAGGGTGCTCAGGTGGAGATCACGGGGCTGTTCTCAGACATCGAGTAGCACGCCGTCCCGTCCCGGCGGTAGCCCGCACCCCCGCTGGGCGTCCCTTCACCCCTGAACCACCGAGAGGATGACCATGACCACCGTTGCCGTTCCCGGCATCTCGACGACGGCCGCTGCTCTGCGGCGGCTGTACTTCGGTCGCTTCGCCTTCGCAATCGTCTGGGCTGCCGTGACGCTCCCGCTCGCCAAGCACCTCAACCCCCTCACCGCCGCGCTGCTCGTGATCTACCCGCTGTTCGACGTGGCCGCCGCCATCGTCGATGTCCGCGCGTCGCGGGCCACCGGATCGCCCACCCTGCTGTACGTGAACGTCGCGATCAGCCTGCTCGCCGCGGTGGGCCTGGGCATCGCCGGCGCGTCCGGCATCCCGGCGGTCCTGCGCGTCTGGGGCGCCTGGGCGGTCGTGGCCGGGCTGGTTCAGCTGATCGTGGGCGTCACCCGCCGCAGGATGGGCGGCCAGTGGCCGATGATCATCAGCGGCGGCATCTCCGTCGTCGCCGGTGGGTCGTTCTTCGCGGCCGCCTCCGCTGACAACCCGGCGCTGACCAACGCCATCGGCTACGCCATCCCCGGCGCCATCTTCTTCCTCATCGCGGCCATCCGCCTCGGCCGCGCCGCGAAGGAGAACTGACGTGCAGAACGCCACGTACGACGTCATTGTCATCGGCGCGGGGCCGGTGGGGGAGAACGTCGCCGACCGCGTCGTGCGGGGCGGCCTGACCGCCGCGATCGTCGAGCGGGAACTGGTGGGGGGTGAGTGCTCCTACTGGGCCTGCATGCCGACCAAGGCGTTGCTGCGCAGCCAGACGGCGCTCCGGGCGGCACGCCAACTGCCCGGTGCGCGCGAGGCGGTGACCGGCGAGCTGGACGCGGCGGCCGTGCTGCGCCGCCGGGACTCCTTCGCCTCGCACTGGAAGGACGACGGGCAGGTGTCCTGGCTGGACTCGACCGGGATCGCGCTGTACCGGGGTCAGGGGCGGATCGGCTCCGACCGGATTGTCGAGGTGGCCGGCGCGGACGGCACCACCACCTCGCTCACCGCCCGACACGCTGTCGTCGTCGCCACCGGAAGTAGCGCCCTGGTGCCGGACATCGCCGGTCTGCGCGAGGCGGCACCGTGGACCAGCCGTGAAGCAGCCGCCGCGAGCGAGGTTCCCGGCCGGCTCGCCATCATCGGTGGTGGCGTGGTGGCCTCGGAGATGGCGACCGCGTACACCGGCCTCGGATCGGCGGTGACGGTGCTCGCGCGGGACGGAGTGCTCACTCTGGCGGAGCCGTTCGTCGGCGAGCGGGTCACGCAGTCCCTGCGGGAAGCTGGCGTGTCGGTTCGTCTCGGTGTCGAGGCCACGTCGGTGAGCCGCGACGGTGACGGCACTGTGCACATCACGCTCACCGACGGCGAGCAGGTCGAGGCCGACGAAATCCTCGTCGCGATCGGCCGTACGCCGAACACGCACGACGTCGGCCTCGACCGGATCGGCCTGAAGCCGGGTGCCTGGCTCACCGTCGACGACACCCTGCGGGTGGTCGACGGTGCCGGCGCGTTGATCGGCGACGGATGGCTGTACGCGGCCGGGGACGTCAACCGGCGTGTGCTCCTGACCCACCAGGGCAAGTACCAGGGTCGCGCGGTGGGCGACGTGATCGTGGCACGGGCCACTGGAGAAATGACGGACGACCGCCCGTGGGGTCGGCACGTCGCCACCGCCGACGAGCGCGCCGTGCCGCAGGTCGTCTTCACCGACCCGGAGGTCGCGTCGGTGGGGCTGACCGCAGCCGCCGCCGAGGCTGCCGGACTGCGGATCCGGGTCGTCGACTACGACCTGGCCGCGGTCGCCGGGGCCGCGCTGCACGCCGACGGCTACCAGGGGCATGCCCGGATGGTGGTGGACGAGGACCGGAGGGTGATCGTCGGCCTCACCCTCGTCGGCCCGGACGTCGCGGAGCTGATCCACGCCGCGACGATCGCCATCGTCGGTGAGGTCCCACTGGAGCGCCTGTGGCACGCCGTGCCCGCGTACCCGACAGTCAGCGAGGTCTGGCTGCGCCTGCTGGAGGCGTACGGCCGCTGACCTGAGCCGTGCGGCCGCCGGCGCCATCGCCGATGAGCTGGGTCACCCCTCACCCGGGGTGGCCCAGTTCTAGTCGTGCGGGGTGGTCGCGCTGGGGCTA comes from Micromonospora vinacea and encodes:
- a CDS encoding dihydrolipoyl dehydrogenase family protein, which gives rise to MQNATYDVIVIGAGPVGENVADRVVRGGLTAAIVERELVGGECSYWACMPTKALLRSQTALRAARQLPGAREAVTGELDAAAVLRRRDSFASHWKDDGQVSWLDSTGIALYRGQGRIGSDRIVEVAGADGTTTSLTARHAVVVATGSSALVPDIAGLREAAPWTSREAAAASEVPGRLAIIGGGVVASEMATAYTGLGSAVTVLARDGVLTLAEPFVGERVTQSLREAGVSVRLGVEATSVSRDGDGTVHITLTDGEQVEADEILVAIGRTPNTHDVGLDRIGLKPGAWLTVDDTLRVVDGAGALIGDGWLYAAGDVNRRVLLTHQGKYQGRAVGDVIVARATGEMTDDRPWGRHVATADERAVPQVVFTDPEVASVGLTAAAAEAAGLRIRVVDYDLAAVAGAALHADGYQGHARMVVDEDRRVIVGLTLVGPDVAELIHAATIAIVGEVPLERLWHAVPAYPTVSEVWLRLLEAYGR
- a CDS encoding low temperature requirement protein A; this translates as MAAGRGAELLRPPMSSGRATFLELFFDLAFVVALTRVSQRFAGLSDDTGWALVNGFGRTLLLFLALWLIWSHTAWITSRYEPEQPIIQAVVVGTMFAGLIMAVTLPRAMEERALPFAVAYLMVMVVRPLVVAVALRGHPRRLVPFRLVVWALASAPLWLVGALGPDHLRLPLWVVALAVDYLAWTLGWPLPWFGVSKIGRWRIAGTHLADRYQQMFLIALGESILVIGVVFSGADYSAERAAAFAVAFATSALLWRIYFYRAGLLLTEAFGRAGMPGRLGAVSERTHLLIVLSVLVTAVGYELVIDHPFGQPRPSWLLFVVGGPMLFLVARMRMEHEILGQVSRSQIVGLAALLLSTPVLIHWAPMVGLSVVVGVLALVAFLGALGRRGQPLEVPASPIGRDTSGDRDSEA